The region ATGGTATTAGGTTGAGAAATTATTTCTTATATCATAATACATTTGAtttaatatttttagaatttttatttttaattattttaatatattaattttattattggTTTAATATCTTCTTGGTtcattaatttatttttatacaaAAAACTACATTTAATAGTttaaataaaagtaaataaaataaaaataaatttgatttatatACCTCTTCCTCATACCACGTCTAATAGGGTATTAAAACTCATAACTTAGGTTTTGAGAAATGAGTTTCAGAATTTTTTTTCTCAACCTAACATAGATATAAATGACTAAAACTTATAACTGATTGCAAATCGCTTGAACCAAACCCCTAAAAAATATAAAACTATTATTTCCAAAAAAAGTTATATCCTATGTGTAATTGAAACAAGGGAGTAGACTTAGGTCATAATTTGGTTGTGAGGATTACAACActaattttagaaacaataatTAATATTATCCATTCATCAAAAATCTACAtatctaaaatttaaaattcGTAAAAAACTTTATTTGCTTtaagaattattataattaatctATAAAAATATCATTAACTAGAATGACatatttaaaaaatttacaaaaaaatatatagTTAAAAagataattatataaataatttataaaacgTCATTCCTAAAAGGTATCACACAAAATGAATGACAACACAAGTAGATATAACCAGAGACTCCCAATCGTTATCgtttaaacattttatttttatttagaaaatgaattttttaaaaaaaaattagagaattatatttttatttatcttaAAATACATGTTAAAACTATAACAATTCGGAGAAATAGAGGAAAAAGTATAGAATAaaagaagaaaagctgaaatATCACATCATCAATCGTGTTACGGGTGTATGTATATCAAATTTGTGTATCAATGACTTGTATCTTTCAGTAATAATCATGCGGCTACAAAGATTGGTAATCGAATTAATTTTACTCTACCGGAATGCAGACAGAAAATGAAGTACAATGTTTTTAAAACACACGCTTGTATAGTATGATTGATTTCTGTCTGCATTATattatttcaaattttatattaaGCACTAATAAGAAGGATTAACCTTAATTAAAAGACTAATAAATTGTCAATGCATGATTATCATTGAGAGCAACACATCAAACGCAACAAGAACGAGATCCATATGTTTTGTTATTTACAAACAACAACATGCAAACCATCTGTACATAAAGTTGAAACGGCTGGAATAAAtctacaaatatatatatatatataattttaacataaaagaagattctaaaaataattatttaacaaaAAGGTAGAGAAGCTTTTCAAATGGCCAACTTCTTTCAAGGCCCACTTAATTAGCCCAATCTAGATTGTAACATTCCTGATTGAACCGCCCACGACCCAATTTTTTTCTTAATAAGTGGCTCCCGTTTGGTGACGTGGCATGTCAAAATTCTATCCGTTCTTGCATCCACACCACACCTAATTCTACACCAACAACGAACCTCCAAAATTGAGCGTTTTGAATTAAACCGGCAGCTTGCCCGGTTCACTTCCTTTTCCTTTCACTGAACCGTCATTGCCACTCGGTTGAGCTGATGTTGACGGCTCGCCATCCCCGGCCACCACTTTTGACCTCGTCGACAATGCTCTCGACAAGAACGATGGCATTCGCGCGAAATTCCATCTGTCCGATTTTCCCACGCGTTCTAAACTCCCGAGTCGTTTAATAGTTTTTCCTCTGCTCGAACCCTCCTCGTTAGTTCCGGTTTTGTTTCCCTTTTTAACGCTTCCTTCACCCGCAACGCTTCCGGTCCGGTTCAGCGATCTCTTGATAATTGCATTTCTTAGCTCTTCTGGTAATCGTAACGTATACCGGTCCACATTCTCACCCGGTTGAACCAAAGAAGTTTGAACTAACGAATGGCCGGTTGAGTGTGATCGAGGAAATATATTTTCGATTGAGAACAACTTGGATCGGACCGAACCGGATCGAACCGAACCGGATCTTGGTGGACGGTTCACTCTCAAACTACCGGTTCTATTCATCATATCCGGTTTAGACAGCTGGAGCAAATTATTAGTTGGCCTTTCTTGACTTTCATCAGGCTCAATAGTGACATGAACCTCTCCTTGTGGCTCAGCCACATTATCAACATCATTAGCCATTCCTGAAACAGGAATTTCATCGGATACCTCGACCGGCTCAACCGTTTCATTAGCAGCAAGATCCGCTCGACAAACCGGACACGTAGTATGCGAAGCTAGCCACATATCAATACACTCCAAATGAAAAACATGATCACATTTCGGAAGCAACCGTAACGTCTCATCATCTTCAAATTCATTCAAACAAACAGCACACTCCAACGCGCCTTTCCCAATATGCAAGTCTTTCACTTCCGAATAGGCAAGTGTAGGAAGCGCATCTATGGCGGTCGCATCCAGTCCACGGGCGGCAGCAGCGCGTCGAGCACGCATGGATAGCGTAGCTCGAACGCTACCACCCGTGCCCGATTGAGACCACCGGCGCACGTAAATAGAAAAGAAGCCCATGAAGAAAAGAGCAGTAATCAAAACAGCAATGATAATAGCCATAGAAGGGCTAAACTTTGCATATCCATAAGGATCAGTTGGGGTCCCCGGTGATGCGGAACCCTGACCGTTGACTATCGAGATGGCCGTAAAAATGAAAAAGAGTACGAGCTTGAAGGCAGTCATTTTTTTTTTGTTTAGAGTTCGTAGGAGTACATGCACGGGAGAGAGCGGGGGTTGAATTTATTGGTGCAGacagaaaaaaagaaaagaagggAGAGATGGCTAATGAAACATACATACACTTAAAATAACGTACAAATATATACGAGGATATATTGTAATAAAATTCTATGTAGTGTAGATAGATTAAGAGATGAGAAAGAGGGAGGAGGGTGTATAGGTGGATCGTGAGAGATTAGGCCGTTTAGTCGTCTAAATTATGGAGTCTTTATTTGACTATATGCATTTCAGAAGGAATTGAATAgaagcttctatttcttcattttTGTGATGTTAGTAATGAAATCAGCTAAAACTACAATTACAGCTTTCTTTTCTAATCAGGGCGGAAAAAGTTTTCTACCTAAAACCGTTAGTCTTATAATTAAGCCCCTACCTATGTGCTTATGTAATATAACATTTTTAAACAAATTTCTCTTTGAATTAAAATTTTCGAACTAAAAtgtttttttttatattaaaattccCTCTATATTTAAGTGTATAGTTAGACTATATTTATTATAGATATCACGAGTTACCAATTCTTAACAGAAACTTCAGATTCCAAGCCTAGACAGGGCATAAAATATTTGGGGTTTAAAGTTTTTTTAACAGGAAGAAAGTGTTATATACCTATAATATTACAAAAACGTACTTGTAAACTATCAGTTTTCACCAAAGTTTATGT is a window of Apium graveolens cultivar Ventura chromosome 11, ASM990537v1, whole genome shotgun sequence DNA encoding:
- the LOC141697211 gene encoding E3 ubiquitin-protein ligase ATL6-like → MTAFKLVLFFIFTAISIVNGQGSASPGTPTDPYGYAKFSPSMAIIIAVLITALFFMGFFSIYVRRWSQSGTGGSVRATLSMRARRAAAARGLDATAIDALPTLAYSEVKDLHIGKGALECAVCLNEFEDDETLRLLPKCDHVFHLECIDMWLASHTTCPVCRADLAANETVEPVEVSDEIPVSGMANDVDNVAEPQGEVHVTIEPDESQERPTNNLLQLSKPDMMNRTGSLRVNRPPRSGSVRSGSVRSKLFSIENIFPRSHSTGHSLVQTSLVQPGENVDRYTLRLPEELRNAIIKRSLNRTGSVAGEGSVKKGNKTGTNEEGSSRGKTIKRLGSLERVGKSDRWNFARMPSFLSRALSTRSKVVAGDGEPSTSAQPSGNDGSVKGKGSEPGKLPV